One Gossypium hirsutum isolate 1008001.06 chromosome A11, Gossypium_hirsutum_v2.1, whole genome shotgun sequence genomic window carries:
- the LOC121209369 gene encoding DNA topoisomerase 1 alpha isoform X2 encodes MAVEAPAKHVFDFDDDDDDGPVVFKRNNTLSSKQNQLNSEVKKASSQRSDGHSGSLASYVQASNGQSSNSQKNKAIPSSKSLPVRSPILSPKASTSSARTSPVKSPVANFKTPASLNDHSKQALKQHKCNIVKEEKSPIKGATETNSDDDDDLQPLSARLKGISNQGTKGASTSSTSQSHRLVPKTEIKGSTKDPDDEAPLPVRFNMKSSPGTSSSKLYDSDEKKPLASNGEQNGSTVKGKQEKSSMLSGKRPLDKGNSLDQSSAKKPKISDTSTAMKSKQLAVKAEKADEDDDDDIPISQRIKKSTPTNSKTSSMKQKVAKVVSSSLKKLNRKSKKEFKNSKYIKSTKVSPSSGDGQKKWSTLLHNGVIFPPPYKLHGIKLLYDGRPIDLTPEQEEVATMFAVMKDTDYMNKPQFKKNFWEDWSKLLGKNHTIKDLDKCDFTPIYEWHLQEKEKKKQMSSEEKKALKEEKLKQEEKYMWAIVDGVKEKVGNFRVEPPGLFRGRGEHPKMGKLKKRIHPSDITINIGKNAPIPECPIPGESWKDIKHDNTVTWLAFWNDPINPKEFKYVFLAASSSLKGQSDKEKYEKARMLKEYIWNIRAAYTKDFTSKDVTKRQIAVATYLIDKLALRAGNEKDDDEADTVGCCTLKVGNVECSPPNKLKFDFLGKDSIQYVNTVEVELPVYNAIGQFQTGKSKSDDLFDKLDTSKLNAHLKELMPGLTAKVFRTYNASITLDEMLNKETKDGDVAEKVVIYQRANKEVAIICNHQRSISKSHSAQMSRLTEKITELKG; translated from the exons ATGGCTGTTGAGGCTCCTGCCAAACATGTTTTTGATTTTGACGATGACGATGATGATGGGCCTGTAGTGTTCAAGAGGAATAATACCTTGTCCTCTAAGCAGAACCAGTTAAACTCCGAAGTAAAGAAGGCATCGTCTCAAAGATCTGATGGGCATTCTGGTAGTCTGGCCTCCTATGTACAAGCTTCGAATGGTCAAAGTTCCAATTCTCAGAAGAACAAGGCAATCCCATCTTCTAAGTCACTGCCTGTGAGATCTCCTATTTTGAGCCCAAAAGCATCAACATCATCTGCCAGGACATCACCCGTGAAGTCACCGGTGGCTAATTTTAAGACACCAGCTTCTTTAAATGATCACTCAAAACAAGCCTTGAAGCAGCATAAGTGTAATATTGTCAAGGAAGAGAAAAGCCCAATTAAAGGTGCCACTGAAACAAACAGTGACGACGATGATGATTTACAACCTTTGAGTGCCCGGCTTAAGGGAATCTCAAACCAAGGTACCAAAGGGGCGAGCACTTCTAGTACTTCCCAATCACATCGATTAGTGCCAAAGACTGAAATAAAGGGATCCACCAAAGATCCAGATGATGAAGCTCCTTTGCCTGTGAGGTTCAACATGAAGTCCAGTCCTGGGACATCAAGTAGTAAGCTGTATGATTCTGATGAGAAGAAACCTCTGGCATCTAACGGCGAGCAGAATGGTTCTACTGTGAAGGGCAAGCAGGAAAAGTCTTCTATGCTGTCAGGTAAGAGGCCTCTTGATAAGGGCAATTCCTTAGATCAGTCTTCTGCTAAAAAGCCAAAGATCTCAGATACATCTACAGCAATGAAATCCAAGCAATTAGCTGTGAAAGCTGAAAAGGCTGacgaagatgatgatgatgatattcCAATTTCACAACGAATAAAAAAGTCAACTCCAACAAACAGTAAAACATCGTCTATGAAGCAAAAAGTGGCCAAGGTTGTATCTTCTTCACTTAAAAAGTTAAATAGAAAGTCGAAGAAAGAGTtcaaaaattctaaatatattaAGTCAACAAAAGTGTCGCCTAGTTCTGGTGATGGGCAGAAAAAGTGGAGTACCTTGCTTCATAATGGTGTCATTTTTCCACCCCCATACAAGCTTCATGGGATTAAGTTGCTGTATGATGGACGGCCTATTGATCTAACTCCTGAACAAGAGGAG GTTGCAACGATGTTTGCGGTGATGAAAGATACAGATTACATGAATAAACCACAGTTCAAGAAGAATTTCTGGGAAGATTGGAGTAAATTACTGGGGAAAAACCATACCATTAAGGACTTGGACAAATGTGACTTCACTCCAATATACGAGTGGCATTTGCaggagaaagagaagaagaaacaaATGAGTTCTGAA GAGAAGAAGGCTTTGAAAGAAGAAAAGTTGAAGCAGGAGGAAAAGTATATGTGGGCTATTGTTGATGGTGTCAAAGAGAAG GTAGGAAATTTCAGAGTTGAACCGCCTGGTCTTTTTCGAGGTCGGGGAGAGCATCCAAAG ATGGGAAAGTTGAAAAAACGTATTCACCCAAGTGACATTACAATTAATATTGGAAAGAATGCCCCAATTCCAGAATGTCCAATCCCTGGTGAAAG TTGGAAAGATATAAAACATGACAATACTGTCACATGGTTAGCTTTCTGGAATGATCCCATTAATCCAAAAGAGTTCAAATATGTATTTTTGGCTGCTAGCAGTTCTTTGAAGGGCCAAAGTGACAAGGAGAAATATGAGAAAGCTAGGATGCTGAAG GAATATATCTGGAACATCAGAGCAGCATATACTAAGGATTTTACGTCTAAAGATGTTACGAAGAGGCAAATAGCAGTTGCTACCTATCTTATTGATAAATTAGCTCTTAGGGCTGGTAATGAGAAG GATGATGATGAAGCTGATACTGTTGGTTGCTGCACACTTAAAGTAGGAAATGTGGAGTGTAGTCCACCAAATAAATTGAAG TTTGACTTCCTTGGTAAAGATTCGATTCAATATGTGAACACAGTGGAGGTTGAGCTTCCTGTCTACAATGCAATTGGACAGTTTCAAACTG GGAAAAGCAAAAGTGATGATCTTTTTGACAAGCTTGATACAAGTAAACTAAATGCACATTTGAAGGAACTCATGCCAGGGCTTACAGCAAAAGTCTTCCGTACCTACAATGCTTCCATTACATTGGATGAGATG TTAAATAAAGAAACCAAAGATGGGGATGTGGCGGAAAAAGTTGTAATATATCAGCGTGCAAACAAAGAG GTTGCAATCATATGTAATCATCAGCGGAGTATTTCAAAATCTCATAGTGCACAGATGTCAAGGTTGACTGAGAAAATAACAGAGCTCAAG GGCTAA
- the LOC121209370 gene encoding F-box protein At5g07610 isoform X2 — protein MADNNSANRTSSAEMVESNQDLLTQILLHFPVKSLLKSKCVSKRWLSLISDPQFAAKISHLNVNLGPSGLYFYGSPFGFLNFDTNHNMLKIEIFSSENKAWTDSGGPFEAPHYTDFEHGVFCNGAIHWLSPTDVSLYFDVETESLKTMAMPRIQTGGPSGYWSSQRFPYFGQCSGCLHLIEVDSISKPRFHILEMKPDHSHWCVKYRVNLNNVASEFPEIARRYMDEFPTLALNNVEEIEVQYYAYSILSVVRGEKDEDVEVVMVIPGKIISHNPRLNTSKLLSSWRASNVYDCMQYRWYNVFHYVESLATL, from the exons ATGGCTGATAATAATTCAGCAAATCGAACATCTTCAGCTGAGATGGTAGAATCTAACCAAGATCTTTTAACACAGATCCTCTTGCATTTCCCTGTTAAATCTCTTCTCAAGTCCAAATGTGTCTCCAAAAGATGGCTTTCTCTCATTTCTGATCCTCAATTTGCTGCTAAAATCAGCCATTTGAACGTCAACCTTGGTCCCTCCGGTCTCTACTTCTATGGCAGCCCTTTTGGCTTCCTTAACTTTGACACAAATCACAACATGCTTAAG ATTGAGATCTTTTCATCAGAAAATAAAGCTTGGACTGACTCTGGTGGTCCATTCGAAGCACCACATTATACAGACTTCGAGCACGGGGTGTTTTGCAACGGTGCAATCCATTGGCTTAGCCCCACTGATGTTTCCCTTTACTTTGATGTCGAAACTGAGAGCCTGAAAACAATGGCAATGCCAAGGATTCAGACAGGAGGACCATCTGGTTACTGGAGCTCTCAAAGGTTCCCCTATTTTGGACAGTGTAGTGGCTGTTTACACCTTATTGAAGTTGACTCCATAAGCAAACCAAGGTTTCATATACTGGAAATGAAGCCTGATCACTCTCACTGGTGTGTTAAATACAGAGTTAATCTCAACAATGTGGCATCTGAGTTCCCAGAGATTGCTAGAAGGTATATGGATGAGTTTCCTACTCTAGCACTGAATAatgtggaggagattgaagttcAGTATTATGCATATTCAATACTAAGTGTTGTGAGAGGGGAAAAAGATGAAGATGTTGAAGTGGTGATGGTGATACCAGGTAAAATCATATCCCACAATCCCAGGCTAAACACTTCCAAGTTATTGTCAAGCTGGAGGGCTAGCAATGTTTATGATTGTATGCAATATAGATGGTACAATGTTTTTCACTATGTAGAAAGCCTTGCTACTCTCTGA
- the LOC121209369 gene encoding DNA topoisomerase 1 alpha isoform X1: MAVEAPAKHVFDFDDDDDDGPVVFKRNNTLSSKQNQLNSEVKKASSQRSDGHSGSLASYVQASNGQSSNSQKNKAIPSSKSLPVRSPILSPKASTSSARTSPVKSPVANFKTPASLNDHSKQALKQHKCNIVKEEKSPIKGATETNSDDDDDLQPLSARLKGISNQGTKGASTSSTSQSHRLVPKTEIKGSTKDPDDEAPLPVRFNMKSSPGTSSSKLYDSDEKKPLASNGEQNGSTVKGKQEKSSMLSGKRPLDKGNSLDQSSAKKPKISDTSTAMKSKQLAVKAEKADEDDDDDIPISQRIKKSTPTNSKTSSMKQKVAKVVSSSLKKLNRKSKKEFKNSKYIKSTKVSPSSGDGQKKWSTLLHNGVIFPPPYKLHGIKLLYDGRPIDLTPEQEEVATMFAVMKDTDYMNKPQFKKNFWEDWSKLLGKNHTIKDLDKCDFTPIYEWHLQEKEKKKQMSSEEKKALKEEKLKQEEKYMWAIVDGVKEKVGNFRVEPPGLFRGRGEHPKMGKLKKRIHPSDITINIGKNAPIPECPIPGESWKDIKHDNTVTWLAFWNDPINPKEFKYVFLAASSSLKGQSDKEKYEKARMLKEYIWNIRAAYTKDFTSKDVTKRQIAVATYLIDKLALRAGNEKDDDEADTVGCCTLKVGNVECSPPNKLKFDFLGKDSIQYVNTVEVELPVYNAIGQFQTGKSKSDDLFDKLDTSKLNAHLKELMPGLTAKVFRTYNASITLDEMLNKETKDGDVAEKVVIYQRANKEVAIICNHQRSISKSHSAQMSRLTEKITELKGVLKELKIDLDRAKKGKPPLKDADGKQKRNLTPEALEKKIAQTNAKIEKMERDMQTKEDLKTVALGTSKINYLDPRITVAWCKRHEVPIEKIFNKSLLAKFAWAMDVDPDFRF, encoded by the exons ATGGCTGTTGAGGCTCCTGCCAAACATGTTTTTGATTTTGACGATGACGATGATGATGGGCCTGTAGTGTTCAAGAGGAATAATACCTTGTCCTCTAAGCAGAACCAGTTAAACTCCGAAGTAAAGAAGGCATCGTCTCAAAGATCTGATGGGCATTCTGGTAGTCTGGCCTCCTATGTACAAGCTTCGAATGGTCAAAGTTCCAATTCTCAGAAGAACAAGGCAATCCCATCTTCTAAGTCACTGCCTGTGAGATCTCCTATTTTGAGCCCAAAAGCATCAACATCATCTGCCAGGACATCACCCGTGAAGTCACCGGTGGCTAATTTTAAGACACCAGCTTCTTTAAATGATCACTCAAAACAAGCCTTGAAGCAGCATAAGTGTAATATTGTCAAGGAAGAGAAAAGCCCAATTAAAGGTGCCACTGAAACAAACAGTGACGACGATGATGATTTACAACCTTTGAGTGCCCGGCTTAAGGGAATCTCAAACCAAGGTACCAAAGGGGCGAGCACTTCTAGTACTTCCCAATCACATCGATTAGTGCCAAAGACTGAAATAAAGGGATCCACCAAAGATCCAGATGATGAAGCTCCTTTGCCTGTGAGGTTCAACATGAAGTCCAGTCCTGGGACATCAAGTAGTAAGCTGTATGATTCTGATGAGAAGAAACCTCTGGCATCTAACGGCGAGCAGAATGGTTCTACTGTGAAGGGCAAGCAGGAAAAGTCTTCTATGCTGTCAGGTAAGAGGCCTCTTGATAAGGGCAATTCCTTAGATCAGTCTTCTGCTAAAAAGCCAAAGATCTCAGATACATCTACAGCAATGAAATCCAAGCAATTAGCTGTGAAAGCTGAAAAGGCTGacgaagatgatgatgatgatattcCAATTTCACAACGAATAAAAAAGTCAACTCCAACAAACAGTAAAACATCGTCTATGAAGCAAAAAGTGGCCAAGGTTGTATCTTCTTCACTTAAAAAGTTAAATAGAAAGTCGAAGAAAGAGTtcaaaaattctaaatatattaAGTCAACAAAAGTGTCGCCTAGTTCTGGTGATGGGCAGAAAAAGTGGAGTACCTTGCTTCATAATGGTGTCATTTTTCCACCCCCATACAAGCTTCATGGGATTAAGTTGCTGTATGATGGACGGCCTATTGATCTAACTCCTGAACAAGAGGAG GTTGCAACGATGTTTGCGGTGATGAAAGATACAGATTACATGAATAAACCACAGTTCAAGAAGAATTTCTGGGAAGATTGGAGTAAATTACTGGGGAAAAACCATACCATTAAGGACTTGGACAAATGTGACTTCACTCCAATATACGAGTGGCATTTGCaggagaaagagaagaagaaacaaATGAGTTCTGAA GAGAAGAAGGCTTTGAAAGAAGAAAAGTTGAAGCAGGAGGAAAAGTATATGTGGGCTATTGTTGATGGTGTCAAAGAGAAG GTAGGAAATTTCAGAGTTGAACCGCCTGGTCTTTTTCGAGGTCGGGGAGAGCATCCAAAG ATGGGAAAGTTGAAAAAACGTATTCACCCAAGTGACATTACAATTAATATTGGAAAGAATGCCCCAATTCCAGAATGTCCAATCCCTGGTGAAAG TTGGAAAGATATAAAACATGACAATACTGTCACATGGTTAGCTTTCTGGAATGATCCCATTAATCCAAAAGAGTTCAAATATGTATTTTTGGCTGCTAGCAGTTCTTTGAAGGGCCAAAGTGACAAGGAGAAATATGAGAAAGCTAGGATGCTGAAG GAATATATCTGGAACATCAGAGCAGCATATACTAAGGATTTTACGTCTAAAGATGTTACGAAGAGGCAAATAGCAGTTGCTACCTATCTTATTGATAAATTAGCTCTTAGGGCTGGTAATGAGAAG GATGATGATGAAGCTGATACTGTTGGTTGCTGCACACTTAAAGTAGGAAATGTGGAGTGTAGTCCACCAAATAAATTGAAG TTTGACTTCCTTGGTAAAGATTCGATTCAATATGTGAACACAGTGGAGGTTGAGCTTCCTGTCTACAATGCAATTGGACAGTTTCAAACTG GGAAAAGCAAAAGTGATGATCTTTTTGACAAGCTTGATACAAGTAAACTAAATGCACATTTGAAGGAACTCATGCCAGGGCTTACAGCAAAAGTCTTCCGTACCTACAATGCTTCCATTACATTGGATGAGATG TTAAATAAAGAAACCAAAGATGGGGATGTGGCGGAAAAAGTTGTAATATATCAGCGTGCAAACAAAGAG GTTGCAATCATATGTAATCATCAGCGGAGTATTTCAAAATCTCATAGTGCACAGATGTCAAGGTTGACTGAGAAAATAACAGAGCTCAAG GGTGTTCTAAAGGAGCTAAAAATTGATTTGGACAGGGCTAAGAAAGGAAAGCCCCCATTGAAGGATGCTGACGGGAAGCAGAAGAGAAACTTGACCCCTGAAGC GTTAGAAAAAAAGATAGCTCAAACAAATGCCAAGATTGAGAAGATGGAAAGAGACATGCAAACTAAAGAGGATCTAAAAACTGTGGCATTAGGCACATCCAAAATTAATTACCTTGACCCCAGGATTACAGTTGCATGGTGCAAGCGGCATGAAGTTCCCATCGAGAAG ATATTCAACAAATCACTTCTGGCAAAGTTTGCTTGGGCAATGGATGTAGATCCTGATTTCAGATTCTAA
- the LOC121209369 gene encoding DNA topoisomerase 1 beta isoform X3 gives MWAIVDGVKEKVGNFRVEPPGLFRGRGEHPKMGKLKKRIHPSDITINIGKNAPIPECPIPGESWKDIKHDNTVTWLAFWNDPINPKEFKYVFLAASSSLKGQSDKEKYEKARMLKEYIWNIRAAYTKDFTSKDVTKRQIAVATYLIDKLALRAGNEKDDDEADTVGCCTLKVGNVECSPPNKLKFDFLGKDSIQYVNTVEVELPVYNAIGQFQTGKSKSDDLFDKLDTSKLNAHLKELMPGLTAKVFRTYNASITLDEMLNKETKDGDVAEKVVIYQRANKEVAIICNHQRSISKSHSAQMSRLTEKITELKGVLKELKIDLDRAKKGKPPLKDADGKQKRNLTPEALEKKIAQTNAKIEKMERDMQTKEDLKTVALGTSKINYLDPRITVAWCKRHEVPIEKIFNKSLLAKFAWAMDVDPDFRF, from the exons ATGTGGGCTATTGTTGATGGTGTCAAAGAGAAG GTAGGAAATTTCAGAGTTGAACCGCCTGGTCTTTTTCGAGGTCGGGGAGAGCATCCAAAG ATGGGAAAGTTGAAAAAACGTATTCACCCAAGTGACATTACAATTAATATTGGAAAGAATGCCCCAATTCCAGAATGTCCAATCCCTGGTGAAAG TTGGAAAGATATAAAACATGACAATACTGTCACATGGTTAGCTTTCTGGAATGATCCCATTAATCCAAAAGAGTTCAAATATGTATTTTTGGCTGCTAGCAGTTCTTTGAAGGGCCAAAGTGACAAGGAGAAATATGAGAAAGCTAGGATGCTGAAG GAATATATCTGGAACATCAGAGCAGCATATACTAAGGATTTTACGTCTAAAGATGTTACGAAGAGGCAAATAGCAGTTGCTACCTATCTTATTGATAAATTAGCTCTTAGGGCTGGTAATGAGAAG GATGATGATGAAGCTGATACTGTTGGTTGCTGCACACTTAAAGTAGGAAATGTGGAGTGTAGTCCACCAAATAAATTGAAG TTTGACTTCCTTGGTAAAGATTCGATTCAATATGTGAACACAGTGGAGGTTGAGCTTCCTGTCTACAATGCAATTGGACAGTTTCAAACTG GGAAAAGCAAAAGTGATGATCTTTTTGACAAGCTTGATACAAGTAAACTAAATGCACATTTGAAGGAACTCATGCCAGGGCTTACAGCAAAAGTCTTCCGTACCTACAATGCTTCCATTACATTGGATGAGATG TTAAATAAAGAAACCAAAGATGGGGATGTGGCGGAAAAAGTTGTAATATATCAGCGTGCAAACAAAGAG GTTGCAATCATATGTAATCATCAGCGGAGTATTTCAAAATCTCATAGTGCACAGATGTCAAGGTTGACTGAGAAAATAACAGAGCTCAAG GGTGTTCTAAAGGAGCTAAAAATTGATTTGGACAGGGCTAAGAAAGGAAAGCCCCCATTGAAGGATGCTGACGGGAAGCAGAAGAGAAACTTGACCCCTGAAGC GTTAGAAAAAAAGATAGCTCAAACAAATGCCAAGATTGAGAAGATGGAAAGAGACATGCAAACTAAAGAGGATCTAAAAACTGTGGCATTAGGCACATCCAAAATTAATTACCTTGACCCCAGGATTACAGTTGCATGGTGCAAGCGGCATGAAGTTCCCATCGAGAAG ATATTCAACAAATCACTTCTGGCAAAGTTTGCTTGGGCAATGGATGTAGATCCTGATTTCAGATTCTAA
- the LOC121209370 gene encoding F-box protein At5g07610 isoform X1: MADNNSANRTSSAEMVESNQDLLTQILLHFPVKSLLKSKCVSKRWLSLISDPQFAAKISHLNVNLGPSGLYFYGSPFGFLNFDTNHNMLKVPSLSFLNVTGIEILQSCNGLLLLLCSFSSDNDSGFTYCVCNPTTKNFVTVPLPNATANRSIAGINLAFDPSKSTHYKVICVLMNNMQYPNLNEIEHLVSPTYQIEIFSSENKAWTDSGGPFEAPHYTDFEHGVFCNGAIHWLSPTDVSLYFDVETESLKTMAMPRIQTGGPSGYWSSQRFPYFGQCSGCLHLIEVDSISKPRFHILEMKPDHSHWCVKYRVNLNNVASEFPEIARRYMDEFPTLALNNVEEIEVQYYAYSILSVVRGEKDEDVEVVMVIPGKIISHNPRLNTSKLLSSWRASNVYDCMQYRWYNVFHYVESLATL, translated from the coding sequence ATGGCTGATAATAATTCAGCAAATCGAACATCTTCAGCTGAGATGGTAGAATCTAACCAAGATCTTTTAACACAGATCCTCTTGCATTTCCCTGTTAAATCTCTTCTCAAGTCCAAATGTGTCTCCAAAAGATGGCTTTCTCTCATTTCTGATCCTCAATTTGCTGCTAAAATCAGCCATTTGAACGTCAACCTTGGTCCCTCCGGTCTCTACTTCTATGGCAGCCCTTTTGGCTTCCTTAACTTTGACACAAATCACAACATGCTTAAGGTACCATCTCTGTCATTTCTCAATGTTACAGGCATTGAAATTTTGCAGTCATGCAATGGCTTGCTGTTGCTTCTCTGCAGTTTTAGTTCGGACAATGATTCTGGTTTTACTTACTGTGTTTGTAATCCCACCACCAAGAACTTTGTCACTGTTCCTTTACCTAATGCAACTGCAAACAGGTCCATAGCCGGTATTAATTTAGCTTTTGATCCTTCAAAATCCACCCATTATAAAGTCATCTGTGTCTTGATGAATAACATGCAATACCCAAATCTCAATGAGATTGAACACCTTGTTTCTCCTACATATCAGATTGAGATCTTTTCATCAGAAAATAAAGCTTGGACTGACTCTGGTGGTCCATTCGAAGCACCACATTATACAGACTTCGAGCACGGGGTGTTTTGCAACGGTGCAATCCATTGGCTTAGCCCCACTGATGTTTCCCTTTACTTTGATGTCGAAACTGAGAGCCTGAAAACAATGGCAATGCCAAGGATTCAGACAGGAGGACCATCTGGTTACTGGAGCTCTCAAAGGTTCCCCTATTTTGGACAGTGTAGTGGCTGTTTACACCTTATTGAAGTTGACTCCATAAGCAAACCAAGGTTTCATATACTGGAAATGAAGCCTGATCACTCTCACTGGTGTGTTAAATACAGAGTTAATCTCAACAATGTGGCATCTGAGTTCCCAGAGATTGCTAGAAGGTATATGGATGAGTTTCCTACTCTAGCACTGAATAatgtggaggagattgaagttcAGTATTATGCATATTCAATACTAAGTGTTGTGAGAGGGGAAAAAGATGAAGATGTTGAAGTGGTGATGGTGATACCAGGTAAAATCATATCCCACAATCCCAGGCTAAACACTTCCAAGTTATTGTCAAGCTGGAGGGCTAGCAATGTTTATGATTGTATGCAATATAGATGGTACAATGTTTTTCACTATGTAGAAAGCCTTGCTACTCTCTGA
- the LOC121209371 gene encoding grpE protein homolog 2, mitochondrial — protein sequence MLMSRAFSCVSRTVVARSLLLYAPKNLHTPTISTQFHSFVPESHNKLVTIDVSLLHHSSLNFYALQRLHISSFASPKPSEKDHEGDVENNGQEPIKPGGDTNPGEAEVTDQAKESGSESDGELSMADMVKLVQEKEGLLEVKQMEIEQMKDKVVRTLAEMENVMARTRREAENSKKFAIQNFAKGLLDVADNLGRASTHVKGSFAKLDESKDTAGAVPLLKTLLEGVEMTEKQLGEVFRKFGVEKFDPTNEPFDPHRHNAVFQVPDNAKPPVTVAHVLKAGYMLHDRVIRPAEVGVTQALNNDAN from the exons ATGTTGATGTCTAGGGCATTCTCATGCGTTTCCAGGACGGTCGTTGCACGCTCCTTGCTTCTCTATGCTCCTAAGAACCTTCATACGCCAACCATTTCCACTCAATTTCACTCTTTTGTTCCTGAATCTCATAATAAG TTGGTGACAATTGATGTGTCTCTGCTACATCATTCAAGCCTCAATTTCTATGCACTCCAACGATTACATATCTCTTCATTTGCCTCTCCCAAGCCTTCCGAAAAGGATCATGAGGGTGATGTAGAAAATAATGGTCAAGAGCCTATAAAACCAGGTGGGGATACAAATCCTGGAGAGGCTGAAGTTACTGATCAAGCAAAAGAATCAG GTTCTGAAAGTGATGGTGAACTATCAATGGCTGATATGGTCAAACTTGTCCAGGAGAAAGAAGGACTCTTGGAAGTCAAGCAAATGGAGATTGAACAAATGAAGGACAAAGTTGTTCGCACTCTTGCTGAAATGGAGAATGTTATGGCTAGAACAAGACGTGAAGCTGAGAACTCGAAGAAATTTGCCATACAG AATTTTGCAAAGGGCCTACTAGATGTTGCAGACAATTTAGGAAGGGCTTCTACTCATGTTAAAGGCAGTTTCGCTAAGCTAGATGAGTCCAAAGACACTGCTGGAGCTGTACCTCTTTTAAAAACACTTCTAGAAGGAGTTGAAATGACCGAGAAACAGCTTGGAGAG GTATTTAGGAAGTTTGGAGTGGAAAAATTCGATCCTACAAATGAACCATTTGATCCACACAGGCATAATGCAGTATTCCAAGTACCAGATAATGCTAAGCCTCCTGTCACGGTCGCTCATGTTTTGAAG GCGGGGTACATGCTTCACGATCGGGTAATTCGACCTGCTGAGGTTGGTGTTACTCAAGCACTCAACAATGATGCCAACTGA